One stretch of Leptospira mtsangambouensis DNA includes these proteins:
- a CDS encoding type 1 glutamine amidotransferase domain-containing protein, which translates to MILIPVPSSDFDPSEASLPWKLLSESNFKFQFATPDGKKAKADERMLTGKGLGILKSGFMARKDARDAYFKMENSKEFQIPIPYSEIKEKDFQAILLPGGHAQGMKEYLESRILQNVVVDFFQSNKPAAAICHGVLLAARSINPKTNKSVLYEKNTTALLQKQELLAYYTTRLWLGNYYKTYPLTVQEEVTGFLKSKGQFKTGGSLSVRDSLDNPDVGFTVLDGNYLSARWPGDAYQFASAFKTLL; encoded by the coding sequence ATGATTCTAATTCCAGTCCCTAGTTCTGATTTTGATCCAAGTGAAGCTTCCCTTCCTTGGAAATTATTATCGGAATCAAATTTCAAATTTCAGTTTGCCACACCCGACGGGAAAAAAGCAAAAGCAGACGAACGGATGTTAACTGGAAAGGGACTGGGAATTTTGAAATCCGGGTTTATGGCACGCAAAGATGCCAGAGACGCTTACTTCAAAATGGAAAATTCAAAAGAGTTTCAGATCCCCATTCCTTATTCTGAAATCAAAGAAAAGGATTTCCAAGCCATTCTTTTGCCAGGGGGACATGCACAAGGTATGAAAGAATACCTAGAATCCAGAATTTTACAAAACGTAGTCGTGGATTTTTTTCAATCCAATAAACCGGCTGCGGCGATCTGTCATGGTGTATTACTTGCGGCAAGAAGTATAAACCCTAAGACAAACAAATCTGTGTTATATGAAAAAAATACCACTGCCCTTTTGCAAAAACAGGAACTCCTCGCTTACTACACAACAAGACTTTGGTTAGGGAATTATTATAAAACCTATCCGTTGACAGTTCAGGAGGAAGTCACTGGTTTTTTAAAATCAAAAGGCCAGTTTAAAACGGGAGGGAGTTTATCAGTCAGAGATAGCCTCGACAATCCAGATGTTGGTTTTACAGTTTTAGATGGGAATTATCTATCTGCGAGATGGCCTGGGGACGCGTATCAATTTGCTAGTGCATTCAAAACATTACTTTAA
- a CDS encoding MBL fold metallo-hydrolase — MKKIQTIYSDNDHKWSVIARDPSKPNWLIDTNEYLIESDGMGLLTDPGGSEIFPEVFSALVDVFPASQIKNIFASHQDPDIVSSISLWLEVNPSIRCYVSWLWTGFLPHFGGNADTFIPMPDEGMEIVHQNIKLRSIPAHFLHSAGNLNLWDPEAKILFSGDVGAALLPLDETDLIVKDFDKHIRFMEKFHKRWMASEQAKVAWCERISHLKPDMLCPQHGSVFQGPDVERFINWFSELKIGMDALELPKP; from the coding sequence ATGAAAAAGATCCAAACTATATATTCTGATAACGATCACAAATGGTCTGTCATTGCAAGAGACCCGTCCAAACCAAACTGGTTGATTGACACAAATGAATATTTAATTGAGTCAGATGGAATGGGTTTACTCACCGATCCTGGTGGTAGTGAAATTTTTCCTGAAGTATTTTCAGCATTGGTGGATGTGTTTCCTGCATCCCAAATTAAAAATATTTTTGCTTCTCACCAAGATCCAGATATTGTATCTTCGATTTCTCTTTGGCTTGAAGTCAATCCATCAATTCGTTGTTATGTGAGTTGGTTATGGACAGGTTTTTTGCCACATTTTGGCGGGAATGCCGATACTTTCATTCCGATGCCAGACGAAGGAATGGAAATTGTCCACCAGAATATCAAACTGAGATCCATTCCTGCTCATTTTTTGCATAGTGCCGGAAATTTAAATCTTTGGGATCCTGAGGCAAAAATTCTATTCAGTGGTGATGTGGGCGCCGCCTTACTTCCTTTAGATGAAACAGACTTGATTGTAAAAGATTTTGATAAACACATTCGATTTATGGAAAAATTTCACAAACGATGGATGGCTTCTGAACAAGCCAAAGTAGCATGGTGTGAAAGAATTTCCCATCTCAAACCAGATATGCTTTGCCCACAACATGGCTCTGTATTTCAAGGTCCCGATGTGGAACGGTTTATCAATTGGTTTTCGGAATTAAAAATTGGAATGGATGCATTGGAATTGCCAAAACCATAA
- a CDS encoding prolyl oligopeptidase family serine peptidase, whose translation MNQFKAWFQSINFLLGLQSDDETLPYVTEIQIPVCKRVLKADCYTPKSKSLGTIVTINGLAPLGNRDPRFIIVNKSLSKIGYTVISPFYDEICDYNISLRNIEDIKDSILFISNQKEICPSGKVSIFAPSFSGSLSLVAASDKKIAEKINCICAIGAFAKVDDVIENLFANQNLDEYGRMILLLNFLPISLGKNQSLFTAIKLAILDNYYKTKDLRLKPHYQKMKKADRNIFDQLKYDTEFRIKHWKNVVKNGGKSRDLITALSVTNHIHSLNLPILLIHGLKDDVVPAYESSMLHEKLVQRGVESKLCITTLISHGDTGFGFNTLLELPKLISSFSFFFLKANDQKQ comes from the coding sequence ATGAATCAATTCAAAGCTTGGTTTCAATCCATCAACTTTCTACTTGGATTACAAAGTGATGACGAAACTCTTCCTTATGTTACAGAAATTCAAATTCCCGTTTGCAAAAGAGTTTTAAAAGCAGATTGTTATACACCAAAATCCAAATCACTTGGAACCATTGTGACCATCAATGGATTGGCACCTCTTGGAAACCGAGATCCAAGATTCATTATAGTCAATAAAAGCCTAAGTAAAATTGGATACACAGTGATCAGTCCATTTTATGACGAAATTTGTGATTATAATATTTCTCTTCGCAATATAGAAGATATTAAAGATTCTATTTTATTTATCTCAAACCAAAAAGAGATCTGTCCCTCCGGTAAAGTTTCTATCTTTGCTCCTTCGTTTTCAGGTTCCTTGAGTCTTGTTGCTGCGAGTGACAAAAAGATTGCCGAAAAAATCAATTGTATCTGCGCCATTGGAGCTTTTGCAAAAGTAGATGATGTCATTGAAAACTTATTTGCAAATCAGAATTTAGATGAATATGGTCGAATGATCCTTCTTCTCAATTTTCTTCCCATTTCCCTTGGAAAAAATCAAAGTTTGTTCACAGCAATCAAACTTGCGATTTTGGATAACTATTACAAAACAAAAGACTTACGATTGAAACCACATTACCAAAAAATGAAAAAAGCAGATCGTAATATTTTTGATCAATTGAAATACGATACAGAATTCAGAATCAAACACTGGAAAAACGTTGTTAAAAATGGAGGCAAAAGCCGAGACCTAATCACCGCTTTGTCTGTAACCAATCATATCCATTCTCTCAATTTGCCAATTTTATTAATTCATGGTTTGAAAGATGATGTAGTACCAGCGTATGAATCTTCAATGTTACATGAGAAATTAGTACAAAGAGGTGTTGAAAGTAAACTTTGTATTACAACATTGATTTCACATGGAGATACAGGATTTGGGTTCAATACTTTATTAGAATTACCAAAACTGATATCTTCATTCTCTTTCTTTTTCTTAAAAGCAAATGACCAAAAACAATAA
- the rocD gene encoding ornithine--oxo-acid transaminase, giving the protein MGKLTDLFIEKESKFGAFNYSPLPVVLTKGEGIYLWDIEGKKYFDFLSAYSAVNQGHCHPKIVEVFQKQSAILTLTSRAFHNDKLPLFTEFMTTTFGYDRVLPMNTGVEAGETAIKLARKWGYQKKKIPQDKAKIIFCEGNFWGRTIAAISSSTDPKSKNEFGPFLPGYEIIPYNDLEALKQAVSDENVAAFMVEAIQGEAGVIVPDEHYLSEVSRICKLHNVLLIVDEIQTGLGRTGEFVCSDYSNIKPDLLLLGKALSGGMMPISCVLGSNEILLLLKPGEHGSTFGGNPLACEVAMASVKTILEEKMPENAKKMGSLFRETITSWKHPAIQSVRGKGLLNAVQFQTEVDAKELCLELMKLGILAKETHKNTVRFAPPLVIQKEEMNEALVTIKKAIDTIPI; this is encoded by the coding sequence ATGGGTAAATTAACAGATTTATTTATCGAAAAAGAATCTAAGTTTGGAGCATTCAACTATTCTCCTTTACCAGTTGTATTAACCAAAGGTGAAGGAATTTATCTTTGGGATATAGAAGGAAAAAAATATTTTGATTTCCTCTCTGCTTATAGTGCTGTAAATCAAGGACATTGCCATCCAAAGATTGTGGAAGTTTTTCAAAAACAATCTGCTATTCTAACACTTACTTCTCGTGCTTTTCATAACGACAAACTTCCACTCTTTACTGAATTTATGACCACAACTTTTGGATACGATCGAGTACTGCCAATGAATACCGGAGTCGAAGCAGGAGAAACAGCAATCAAACTTGCCAGGAAATGGGGATACCAAAAGAAAAAAATTCCACAAGACAAAGCCAAAATTATTTTTTGTGAAGGAAACTTTTGGGGAAGAACCATTGCAGCAATCTCTTCCTCCACAGATCCAAAAAGTAAAAATGAATTTGGACCTTTTTTACCTGGATATGAAATTATTCCCTACAATGACTTAGAGGCACTCAAACAAGCCGTTTCCGATGAAAATGTGGCCGCGTTTATGGTGGAAGCCATCCAAGGGGAAGCGGGAGTGATTGTTCCCGACGAACATTATTTAAGTGAAGTGAGTAGGATTTGCAAACTTCATAATGTATTGTTAATCGTTGATGAAATCCAAACTGGTTTGGGTAGAACAGGAGAATTTGTATGTTCTGACTACTCCAATATAAAACCAGATTTATTACTTTTAGGAAAAGCTCTGTCGGGAGGAATGATGCCCATCTCCTGTGTGTTAGGTTCCAATGAAATTCTACTTCTTTTGAAACCGGGAGAACATGGATCTACATTTGGTGGAAATCCACTGGCGTGTGAAGTGGCGATGGCTTCTGTAAAAACAATCCTAGAAGAGAAAATGCCAGAGAATGCTAAAAAGATGGGATCTTTATTTCGGGAAACCATCACATCTTGGAAACATCCAGCCATCCAATCAGTAAGAGGAAAGGGACTATTAAATGCGGTTCAATTCCAAACTGAAGTGGATGCCAAGGAACTTTGTTTGGAATTGATGAAACTTGGAATTTTAGCAAAAGAAACCCATAAAAATACGGTTCGGTTTGCACCACCTCTTGTGATCCAAAAAGAGGAAATGAACGAAGCTTTGGTAACAATCAAAAAGGCAATTGATACAATTCCGATTTAG
- a CDS encoding proline dehydrogenase family protein encodes MFTKQLQDEDEEILKIAKKINSTSGSLSQRFLFFITSLLIRFGFRYPKLKLQTFKFIDVLPSLETKNIYSYFKIYIFDEDTEIPSFLKSSIHFLIHHFYLSSLVSYVLLRVIQFFAKLFILCESKETLNRKTNQTRPRTYDILGEIALSPQEAKEYQKQYIDLIEELPVVIHNIDPIKRTNISIKCSGIETRLFPEAEEVSIQFLKEALRPILRLAMTKGIGINLDMEQYDLKSIITRTAKELFLEEEFKLYPHFGIVVQSYLKSSNEELVLWRKYAKLRGVPITIRLVKGAYLEYERIKSEERGWQSPVFDSKKETDIQFEKNVLYLLESFPYLRSAFGTHNLRSISFALYHTNQKSITDFEIQMLFGMAGKYKFSLESLGYPIREYSPIGSLLPGMAYLIRRLLENTSNQGFLYQLSQGKKLDSLVKNPNKETQYGI; translated from the coding sequence ATGTTTACAAAACAATTGCAAGACGAAGATGAAGAAATTCTAAAAATTGCAAAAAAAATTAATTCAACTTCCGGATCTTTGTCCCAACGATTTTTATTCTTTATCACTTCTCTTTTGATTCGCTTTGGATTTCGTTACCCAAAACTAAAATTACAAACTTTTAAATTCATAGATGTTTTGCCATCCCTTGAAACAAAAAATATTTATTCCTATTTCAAAATTTATATTTTTGATGAAGACACGGAGATCCCTAGTTTTCTAAAATCCTCGATACATTTTTTAATTCATCATTTTTATTTAAGTTCTTTGGTTTCCTATGTTTTATTAAGAGTAATTCAATTCTTTGCAAAACTTTTCATTCTATGCGAATCAAAAGAAACATTGAATAGAAAAACAAATCAAACTAGACCTCGTACTTATGATATTTTGGGTGAAATTGCCTTATCTCCACAGGAGGCAAAAGAATACCAAAAACAATATATCGATTTGATTGAAGAATTACCCGTAGTAATCCATAACATCGATCCAATAAAGAGAACCAATATTTCTATCAAATGTTCTGGGATTGAAACCAGACTTTTCCCTGAAGCAGAAGAGGTAAGCATTCAGTTTTTGAAAGAAGCCCTTCGCCCCATCCTTCGTTTGGCAATGACAAAAGGTATTGGGATCAATTTAGACATGGAACAATATGATTTAAAATCAATCATCACACGTACAGCGAAAGAGTTGTTTTTAGAAGAAGAGTTCAAATTGTACCCACATTTTGGAATTGTTGTTCAATCTTATTTAAAGTCATCAAACGAAGAATTAGTTTTATGGAGAAAGTATGCGAAACTCAGAGGAGTTCCCATCACCATTCGGCTTGTCAAAGGCGCTTATTTGGAGTATGAACGTATCAAATCCGAAGAACGAGGGTGGCAATCGCCTGTATTTGATTCAAAAAAAGAAACAGATATACAATTTGAAAAAAATGTTTTGTATCTTTTAGAATCATTTCCCTATCTAAGATCTGCATTTGGCACACATAACCTTCGTTCGATTTCTTTTGCTTTGTATCATACGAATCAAAAATCCATTACTGATTTTGAAATCCAAATGTTATTTGGAATGGCTGGTAAGTACAAATTTAGTTTAGAATCTCTAGGTTATCCCATCAGAGAATATTCTCCGATTGGATCTTTGTTACCGGGAATGGCTTATTTAATCCGAAGACTTTTAGAAAATACTTCTAACCAAGGATTTTTGTATCAATTGAGTCAGGGAAAAAAATTAGATTCTTTGGTTAAAAATCCAAATAAGGAAACACAATATGGAATTTAA
- a CDS encoding aldehyde dehydrogenase family protein codes for MEFKNELIRDFSLEKERSSIRKTLDSIHRLFPFQIPISIGTKEKFSEKMLAHKNPWSPELVVTNVSLSKANDLEETIQISKKHWHSWKEHPQEERSRLLLKVAEKLISNKDLILSVCIWETGKHITEAEIEFAEAIDFCRYYAMLALNKLSPQKTILLGEDNIYYYQPKGIVGCITPWNFPMAIFTGMCAGPLVVGNIVITKPAEETSATAYEIAKCFWEVGIPKEVFHFLPGIGSEIGDAIVNHPEVSVINFTGSRDVGLSILRSASIVSPKQTIIKKVICELGGKNAMIVDADADLDVAIQSILPSAFGFQGQKCSALSRLYVHQNCYQRLKERLIEAMDGLLVGSPLDFGNRVGPVIHEESFLRLTRIQKENESFIVGKTRSIPTEGFYISPSLYELPKDSSMWRTEIFGPLLSMQKISSFSEGIHLVNDSDYALTCGVISRNPKNVMEAKLKIDVGNLYINRGITGAIVNRQPFGGGKLSGTGAKAGGPDYLSLFVEGRTFTENTMRHGFSRDTIQ; via the coding sequence ATGGAATTTAAAAATGAACTAATCAGAGATTTTTCATTAGAAAAAGAAAGATCTTCCATACGAAAAACATTGGATTCCATACATAGATTGTTTCCATTTCAAATCCCAATTTCGATAGGGACAAAAGAAAAGTTTTCCGAAAAAATGTTGGCTCATAAGAATCCTTGGTCACCAGAACTTGTGGTGACAAACGTATCGTTGTCCAAGGCCAATGATTTAGAAGAAACAATCCAAATTTCAAAAAAACATTGGCATTCTTGGAAAGAACATCCACAAGAAGAACGTTCTCGTTTACTTTTGAAAGTGGCAGAAAAATTAATCAGCAATAAAGATTTAATTCTTTCTGTTTGTATTTGGGAAACAGGCAAACATATCACCGAAGCCGAAATTGAATTCGCGGAGGCCATTGATTTTTGTCGTTACTATGCAATGTTAGCTCTAAATAAACTATCTCCACAAAAAACAATTTTGTTAGGTGAAGATAATATTTATTATTACCAACCAAAAGGAATAGTGGGATGTATTACACCTTGGAATTTTCCAATGGCTATTTTTACTGGAATGTGTGCGGGTCCACTGGTAGTAGGAAACATTGTCATAACAAAACCAGCGGAAGAAACTTCGGCCACTGCCTATGAGATTGCAAAATGTTTTTGGGAAGTTGGAATTCCCAAAGAAGTGTTTCATTTTTTACCGGGTATCGGTTCTGAAATTGGGGACGCCATTGTCAATCACCCAGAAGTTTCAGTCATAAACTTCACTGGTTCAAGAGATGTTGGTTTATCCATTCTTCGCTCTGCTTCGATTGTATCCCCAAAACAAACTATTATTAAAAAAGTCATTTGTGAGTTAGGTGGGAAAAACGCAATGATTGTGGATGCAGATGCAGATTTAGATGTTGCCATCCAATCTATTTTACCTTCTGCTTTTGGGTTCCAAGGACAAAAGTGTAGTGCCTTATCTAGATTGTATGTGCACCAAAATTGTTATCAGAGACTAAAAGAACGTTTGATCGAGGCAATGGATGGTCTGCTTGTAGGTTCCCCTTTGGATTTCGGGAATCGAGTTGGGCCTGTGATCCATGAAGAAAGTTTTTTAAGGCTTACCAGAATCCAAAAAGAAAACGAATCTTTTATTGTTGGAAAAACACGATCGATCCCCACTGAAGGATTTTATATTTCTCCGAGTCTATATGAACTTCCCAAGGATTCTAGTATGTGGAGAACGGAAATATTCGGTCCTCTGTTATCGATGCAGAAGATATCTAGTTTTTCGGAAGGAATTCATTTGGTAAACGATTCAGATTATGCTCTTACTTGTGGAGTTATCTCTCGAAATCCAAAGAATGTGATGGAAGCAAAATTAAAAATCGATGTGGGAAATTTGTATATCAATCGTGGAATCACAGGAGCAATCGTCAACAGACAACCATTTGGTGGTGGAAAGTTATCGGGTACCGGTGCAAAAGCAGGAGGACCCGATTATTTATCTCTTTTTGTTGAAGGAAGAACGTTTACAGAAAATACGATGCGACATGGATTCTCAAGAGATACGATCCAATAA
- a CDS encoding DUF2200 domain-containing protein, with translation MEPSDKHNEKMAQMTFASVYPMYLTKIEKKGRTKKELDQVIEWLTSFDTKKIKELTDEKVNFQTFFEKAKLNKNVHLIKGMICGYRVEEIQNPLTQKVRYLDKLVDELAKGKSMDKILRNP, from the coding sequence ATGGAACCATCAGACAAACACAATGAAAAAATGGCGCAAATGACCTTTGCATCTGTTTATCCAATGTATCTTACAAAGATAGAAAAAAAAGGAAGAACGAAAAAAGAATTAGATCAGGTCATTGAATGGTTAACTTCTTTTGATACAAAAAAAATCAAAGAACTAACAGATGAGAAGGTAAACTTCCAAACCTTCTTTGAAAAAGCAAAATTAAACAAAAATGTACACCTAATCAAAGGGATGATTTGTGGTTATCGCGTGGAGGAAATTCAAAACCCCTTAACCCAAAAAGTCAGATATTTAGACAAACTGGTCGATGAATTAGCGAAAGGGAAATCAATGGATAAAATTTTAAGAAATCCTTAA
- a CDS encoding dihydrofolate reductase family protein translates to MRKVVFAINASADGFYGHTDMVADNDLHQYFTNILKGADQILYGRTTYQLMVPFWPEVAKNKSMSKISNEFAEIFTSLNKILFTKTLKQVEDPNTRIAKGPLVDEIIVLKEKPGKDICIGSLSLAAQLSEAKLIDEYRFVIHPVIVGSGPRLFDTISLPKGIQLDFLGSQTFPSGATALHYQKRR, encoded by the coding sequence ATGAGAAAAGTTGTATTTGCAATCAATGCTTCTGCGGATGGATTTTATGGACATACGGATATGGTGGCCGATAATGATCTACACCAATACTTCACAAACATACTAAAAGGTGCGGATCAAATTCTATACGGAAGGACTACCTACCAACTGATGGTCCCTTTTTGGCCAGAAGTTGCAAAAAATAAGTCCATGTCAAAAATCAGTAATGAATTTGCAGAGATTTTCACATCACTCAATAAAATTCTATTCACAAAAACTTTAAAACAAGTAGAAGATCCTAATACAAGAATCGCAAAAGGACCGTTAGTAGATGAAATCATAGTATTAAAAGAAAAACCAGGAAAGGATATTTGTATTGGTAGTCTGAGCCTTGCTGCTCAACTTTCAGAAGCAAAACTCATTGATGAATATAGGTTTGTGATCCATCCGGTAATTGTAGGAAGTGGACCACGTTTATTCGATACAATCAGTTTACCAAAAGGCATTCAATTGGATTTTTTGGGATCACAGACGTTTCCCTCCGGTGCCACAGCACTCCACTATCAAAAACGAAGGTAA
- a CDS encoding DUF3995 domain-containing protein — translation MILITITSSLLLLAISAIHVYWGFGGLWPGKTKQELIDLVFGKGDQFPSRFMCLFVACCLVLFAMLPIVWIWRTDLKLIGDVENGLKLFIATASLIFILRGTLAYFPLITKQWKPIFVYYTKRIYNPLCLIIGFLLLVQIL, via the coding sequence ATGATCTTAATCACCATTACGTCATCCCTTCTCCTATTAGCCATCTCTGCCATCCATGTTTACTGGGGATTTGGTGGGCTTTGGCCAGGAAAAACCAAACAAGAATTAATTGATTTAGTTTTTGGAAAAGGGGATCAATTTCCTTCTCGTTTCATGTGTTTGTTTGTTGCTTGTTGTTTAGTTCTGTTTGCAATGTTACCGATCGTTTGGATATGGAGAACTGATCTTAAACTCATCGGCGACGTTGAGAATGGATTGAAACTTTTTATCGCAACGGCCTCTCTAATATTTATCTTAAGAGGGACACTCGCTTATTTCCCACTTATCACCAAACAGTGGAAACCGATATTCGTGTATTATACAAAAAGAATTTACAACCCGCTATGTCTCATCATTGGATTTCTTCTTCTAGTTCAAATCTTATAA
- a CDS encoding helix-turn-helix domain-containing protein — protein sequence MQNVICALRGAVLFIGRLPYLSFHSTVTSATVVGLDTEIKKRVKGNKQWMSSRCFVFDGTLSHETILDGSVGILFADPGSEIGEILTKEAGPEKLSANPTWAPELIATCFEIQTSNPDLYPEILNRSFPFNRLTPVKKIQDNDRIINVIRKLIEKPEETINVVELANEIGMSESWLQHEFKNVVGLPIRAFRKWFRIKSAVIAIKDGASLADAALSAGFYDQAHFTNAFREIFGISPSSVFQKGKSIRWYIQNEQIEKILRTP from the coding sequence ATGCAGAATGTAATCTGTGCACTTCGAGGTGCTGTTTTGTTCATAGGAAGATTGCCTTATCTTTCGTTTCATTCTACCGTTACCTCTGCAACGGTTGTCGGCCTGGATACGGAAATCAAAAAACGTGTCAAAGGGAACAAACAGTGGATGAGTTCTAGATGTTTTGTTTTTGATGGAACATTGAGTCACGAAACCATACTTGATGGATCTGTAGGTATTTTGTTTGCGGATCCAGGAAGTGAAATTGGAGAGATTCTCACAAAAGAGGCTGGCCCCGAAAAACTTTCTGCAAATCCCACTTGGGCTCCAGAATTAATTGCAACTTGTTTCGAAATTCAGACTTCAAACCCGGATTTATATCCTGAAATTCTGAACCGTTCCTTTCCTTTTAACCGATTGACACCAGTCAAAAAAATACAAGACAATGACCGTATAATTAATGTTATACGAAAACTTATAGAAAAACCGGAAGAAACAATCAATGTTGTAGAACTTGCCAATGAAATCGGAATGTCAGAGTCATGGTTACAACACGAATTTAAAAATGTAGTAGGACTGCCCATTCGCGCTTTTCGTAAGTGGTTTCGAATCAAATCCGCAGTGATCGCAATCAAAGATGGGGCCTCACTGGCCGATGCGGCCCTTAGTGCAGGTTTCTACGACCAAGCTCATTTCACCAATGCATTCCGGGAAATCTTCGGAATCTCTCCTTCTTCCGTTTTTCAAAAAGGAAAATCCATTCGTTGGTACATTCAAAACGAACAGATCGAAAAAATACTAAGAACTCCTTAA
- a CDS encoding PaaI family thioesterase codes for MTVLELLYQNVPIDLFTLKENCSLIEQAQNLIDQCHPGATNMKVLNLTSEISEADIPYSQSNRALHGFMHGGCFFSVGDTLTSIMAFFHVENDRERTFTMDASIRYLRPVRTETVRAKAKLVQKNGKLLEYVCDFFNEENKRTAQAKYKYAIAEPR; via the coding sequence ATGACTGTCTTAGAATTGCTATATCAGAATGTACCAATTGATCTTTTTACCCTAAAAGAAAACTGTTCTCTTATCGAACAGGCCCAAAATCTAATCGACCAGTGCCATCCAGGTGCAACGAATATGAAAGTTTTAAATCTCACATCGGAAATTTCGGAAGCCGATATTCCCTACTCTCAAAGCAATAGAGCCCTTCACGGATTTATGCATGGAGGTTGTTTCTTTAGTGTCGGAGATACTCTAACCTCAATCATGGCCTTCTTCCATGTGGAAAACGATAGAGAAAGAACATTTACAATGGATGCTTCGATACGATACCTACGCCCCGTACGAACTGAAACAGTACGTGCAAAAGCAAAACTTGTTCAAAAAAACGGAAAACTTCTGGAATACGTCTGCGACTTTTTTAACGAAGAAAATAAAAGAACAGCACAAGCAAAATACAAATACGCAATCGCAGAACCTCGATAA
- a CDS encoding DUF1554 domain-containing protein — protein sequence MRINVVFSFLCLLYFISCKPADLCNAADASSECGILQLAMPKPNSSSMPRIPHCSPCKLFVTSTAYNANLLGITGADSKCSSDTNKPTTGIYKALLVDDVNRRACTSTNCTSGGVLEQIDWVLAPNTSYESINTSNFIFTSDANGVFTNTLTNPFSAATGIWTGIKNNPNWDWQTDTSHTCSSWTDNISANCGTYGVTSWTDSRSIAITSAYASGGTLNNLLCVEQ from the coding sequence ATGAGAATAAACGTAGTATTTTCTTTTCTTTGTTTATTGTACTTTATTAGCTGTAAACCAGCAGATTTATGCAATGCGGCAGATGCTTCCAGTGAATGTGGAATTTTGCAACTGGCAATGCCGAAGCCAAATTCCTCGAGTATGCCACGAATTCCTCACTGCTCGCCTTGTAAATTGTTTGTTACCTCAACTGCTTATAATGCCAATTTGTTAGGAATTACAGGTGCTGATAGTAAATGTTCTTCTGATACCAACAAACCGACCACCGGAATTTATAAAGCACTTCTAGTGGATGATGTCAATCGCAGAGCCTGTACAAGTACAAACTGCACTTCTGGCGGAGTCCTGGAGCAAATTGATTGGGTTTTGGCACCTAATACTAGTTATGAATCTATAAATACATCAAATTTTATTTTTACATCCGATGCAAATGGAGTATTTACGAATACCTTAACGAATCCATTTTCGGCAGCAACAGGGATTTGGACGGGTATTAAAAACAATCCAAATTGGGACTGGCAGACTGATACTTCACATACTTGCTCCTCTTGGACGGATAACATATCAGCAAATTGTGGAACCTATGGAGTCACAAGTTGGACCGATAGTCGTTCGATAGCAATCACATCCGCCTACGCAAGTGGAGGTACTTTAAATAATTTATTATGTGTGGAGCAATAG